The Nostoc sp. 'Lobaria pulmonaria (5183) cyanobiont' genome window below encodes:
- a CDS encoding NAD-dependent epimerase/dehydratase family protein encodes MNLKDKTLLITGINEFVGLRTAELAIAQGMKVRGLQSSTAQNKQLQNLGVEVIIGSITDSTIAQKACQGVDIVLHTEQIAEEAGAIKHFRDVNVGGTVNMAKAAKQSGVKTFVHLSSVMVYGFNYPNGVTESGPLSGENNPYCQTKIEAETAVLELNNPPDFGIIIIRAGDVYGPGSIPWIVRPILMMRQKLFACANDAKGVINHVYIDNLIDGIFLAIEKEIYGEIFNITDGQETSWKEYFMRLAAMEDLQAPLSLSKDEIKLFLKLRVQGQKLFRKKVDILPESIDFMTRPYACSIAKAQNLLNYKPVVDLELGMQQTHEWLQKTDIQSLMK; translated from the coding sequence ATGAACCTCAAAGACAAAACTCTCCTAATTACTGGGATTAATGAATTTGTCGGTTTGCGTACAGCCGAGTTAGCCATAGCGCAAGGGATGAAGGTTCGCGGACTACAAAGTTCTACAGCACAGAACAAACAATTACAGAATTTAGGTGTAGAGGTAATTATTGGTAGTATCACCGATTCTACTATTGCTCAAAAGGCTTGTCAGGGAGTAGATATCGTTTTACATACAGAGCAAATTGCGGAAGAAGCTGGTGCAATTAAGCATTTTCGTGATGTGAATGTTGGCGGTACTGTCAATATGGCTAAAGCCGCTAAACAGTCTGGTGTCAAAACATTTGTGCATCTTTCCAGTGTGATGGTTTACGGTTTCAACTATCCTAATGGTGTTACAGAATCCGGGCCACTATCTGGCGAAAATAATCCCTACTGTCAAACTAAAATAGAAGCTGAAACAGCAGTCTTAGAACTGAATAATCCTCCAGATTTTGGCATCATCATTATTCGAGCCGGAGATGTTTACGGTCCAGGAAGTATCCCCTGGATAGTCAGACCAATTCTGATGATGCGCCAAAAATTATTTGCTTGCGCCAATGATGCTAAAGGAGTAATCAATCATGTATATATAGATAACCTGATTGATGGCATCTTTCTCGCAATAGAAAAAGAAATTTACGGTGAAATATTTAATATCACTGATGGACAAGAAACTTCGTGGAAAGAGTATTTTATGCGTTTAGCAGCAATGGAAGATTTACAAGCACCCCTTTCATTATCGAAAGATGAAATCAAGTTGTTTCTAAAGCTACGTGTTCAAGGACAAAAGCTTTTTCGGAAAAAAGTTGATATTCTACCAGAGTCTATAGATTTTATGACTCGTCCTTACGCTTGTTCCATTGCCAAAGCCCAAAATCTGTTAAATTACAAACCAGTAGTTGACCTAGAATTAGGAATGCAGCAAACACATGAATGGCTGCAAAAAACAGATATTCAAAGCTTGATGAAATAG